The DNA region AGGAATGTTGCATTTGGAAATAGTAACCGAACGTTTGCGCCGTGAATTTAAATTGGAACTGGTCGTCACTCAACCAAGTATTACTTATAATATTGAACTTAAAAATGGTAAAAAGTTAACCGTGTATTCACCAGCTCTTTTTCCAGAAGATCATGAAGTTAAAGAGATTTCAGAACCTATTGTGACAATGAAGATTATCACACCTCCTCTGTACTTGAATGGTTTGATGAAATCTTTGTACGATCATGAAGCCGAAGTTATCTCTACGGAAAATTTTGGAGATAATAGGACGATGGTTATTTTGGAAATGCCACTTCGAGAACTCATGCGCAATTTCTTTGATGAGATCAAGAGTATTTCTTCCGGTTACGCTTCTATTTCTTATGATATAACTGCCGAACGTTCGGCTGATGTTGTACGTCTGGATGTTTTGGTTGCTGATGAGCCAGTCATCGCTTTCACTAGAGTAGTCTCACGTCGTCGTGCAGAGATGGAAGCTATAACGATGGTTGATAAGTTGAAAGAGATTATGCCAAGAGAATTGTTTACTTACAAGATCCAAGCCAAAGCACTTGGTCGCATCATTTCTTCATGTTCTGTCTCCGGTAAGAAAAAAGATGCTGCGGGCACGCTCTCTGGTGGAGATATAACGAGAAAGATGAAGCTTCGTGAGAAACAAAAAGAAGGACGTAAGCGCCTCAAGGAACATGGTTCCGTCATCATTCCTCAAGAAGTTTTTGTGAAGATAATGAGGAGTGGGGAGTAATGGGGGTGGTGGTGGATGAGGTTTTTGAAGATTGGTGGATGGTGGAGATTTTATAATTTCTCATAAGTTAAGGGTTGATTATGGTTTAGGTGAGTTTTTTCGTCTTGTGGCGTTTTACGGAGACGGAGAAGGTTGCGACATTTGTTTCTGTTGTCGGTCTAATTGGCGAATTCATTGATTTTGCAGATGTTGTGGACGTAGGACATGCTCACACACCTCTTTTTTGTTACATTAAAAATGTGACGGATTTTTCGTCACTTTTCTGATGTTTAAAATTTGTGCGCAGGCGTGGCAGTGTCATTTTTATTACATCAGAAAAACGTCGAACTTTTCGACGTTTTTGATGAAGTTGTGATTTGTGAAGGTATCGGATGTTTAAGTGTTCTTGTTTTGATTGTGACCCTCCCCCCTAGGGGGGAGGGGGGACTGTGTTCGTACTTATCTAATCAATACCCCGGGGTATCAAAATGAAATTCAATATTCAACAATAGAAAAGGCCCATCATTAAAAGTGAATTTTTACACTTAAATAAATATAGTAAATACTTATCTCCAAACTGGGAAATAGAGTAGGATCATACTCACAATAACGAGAGCTCCCACTACCATAAAGCCAACACTTACGGCCTTTTTTGTTTTTTCATGAAATAAAAGCATGAATCTAGTATACTGTGAGATATGAAATACGGCAACCAATCAATCTGGAAGAAGCTCATATCGTCCCCGATAACCCTCCTCGGTTTCCTTATCCTATTTTTCTTCTTATTCAGAGCTGCTTGGAGTGTCCACGAGAAAGCCGTCTTGAGTGAACTTAAACTTAAAACTGCTCAGATAGAATTAAATAAACTAGAGGCACATCAGAGAGACTTATCAAACCAGATTGGTTATCTTTCTACTGAGCAGGGTATTGAAGCAGAGTTGCGCACAAAGTATAGGGCAGTCAAAGAAGGTGAGTTGGTCGCTGTTATCGTTGATAACAATCAAAACGTTGCAAACATTTCTGCTGTGACAGCGACAACAACTGCAACTACTACCGAATCCAATGGTTGGGGTAGGAGATTATTGCGAATGTTTGGTCTTTGAGAATAAGCGGGTATGGTTTAGTGGTAGAATGCGACCTTCCCAAGGTTGAGACGCGAGTTCGATTCTCGCTACCCGCACAACGACACGTTTTTTATTTTCATGACATATTGAAATATTTTTTGTAGGTGAGAAAATATCATCTATGAAAAATGATTTTAATAAATGGAATGAAATAAAAAAACAGATAGAAACTGACACGTGTAAATCAGAGTATTTTCCGCAGGTTGGCGAAGTATGGATGTCTACAGTTGGTAGGAATATTGGCTATGAGCAAAATGGCAGCGGCGAGAACTTCTCTCGTCCGGTACTTGTTGTTAAGAAATTCAACAATAAGATGTTTTGGTCAGTACCACTCTCTACGAAACAGAAAAGTTTAGATTTCTATTACAATTTTGTCGATCCACAAAGTAATAAGGTTTCTGCAATCTTAGCTCAGATGAGGCTTGTGAGCGTGAAAAGATTAAACAGAAAGTTATATGACATGTCACCTATAGGTCTACAAAAAGTGAAAGCAGGATTGCGGGATTTTCTGGTATAAATCGAAACCCCGCCGTTAAGCGGGGTTTCTCGGAGCCTTTCGGCACTTTGTACAATACAGTATACAGGTATTTAGCTTAGAGTCAATTTACAGGATAGTTGCTCAACAGAGTCATAATACGACATATATTTGACGAAATAGTCAAAGTGTTGACAAATACACTGCACTATGTTATACTTGTATCAGAAGGTTAAGAACATTGAGAACGGCTAAGTCTAGCTCCAAAAAGGTAAAAATTTGCCTTTTAAGAGCTAGATTTAACCAACAACAAACAACGAAAGGTTGAGTATGAATAAAACTGAACTGTTTAATGTAGCAATGGTTGTAGCGGCACAAGCGACCAAGGCAGATCCATCACTTCAGTTCTATGTGGAGTCCCCGGATGGTGGATTCCTTCTCGTTAGCTCGAATGGGTGTTGCGGCCCTTTTAAGGACGCTCAGGATGATGAGACACGGAAGTTCTATCTCCTGGAAATCAAAGGTCTATCCAATCCCAGGAAGGTATAGTGGTCTGTCCACTCGGTCGAAAGCAACCGGAGCATAGGCTCGAAACTTTCATGGATTTTCCCCGCGGTCAGCAATGATCGCGGGTTTCTGTTTTATTAACCAAACTAAACCAAAACAACCCCTTTCGGGATTGTTTTGACAGAAAAGGGCCTCTGTGAGGTCCATTATATTTTCTTACTATTTTGACTTCAAGATTTCCTTGATCCTAGACTCATCGAACCCTACGACTACTTCTCCTCCGATATCAATGACTGGTACGCCCATTTGTCCGGTTTTGTCGATCATTTCCTTGCGCTTGGCAAGATCTGTTGCGACGTTATGTTCGGTAAAAGGCATAGAGTTGGCTGAGAAAAAATTCTTGGCCAATCCGCAATACACGCAAGTTGGTGTTGAATATATTGTTATGTTCTTCATTTTATTTTTTAATAGGTGCTTATAAATTATGCGTTTCGCTGGAACGCATAGGCGTTTGTTATTTTGTCATTAATATAATAGCATAACGTGTTATAATCTAGCAACATATATGCCATATGCACATGTATTTTCGGCTTTCGTTGGTCATATAGAGACCTTTATTTCGCAAGGTGGATATTTTTTCCTTTTCATTTTTACTATATTGGAAGGTATTCCACTGTTTGGTATGGTTATTCCTGGTCATATTGCCATCATCGCTTCAGGTTTCTTGGCAAAAATCGGCACCTTGGATTTGTTATGGGTTCTAGTTATTTCTGGAGCGGGAGCAATCATCGGTGATTATATAGGATTTTATTTTGGTAGGAAGTATGGTATGGCTTTTATAGAAAAATTTCGTCCGTATTTTTTTATTACAGATGCGCATATAGAAAAAGCTCAAACTCTTTTGAATAAACATACCGGTAAAGCTTTGATTATGGGTAGATTTACACCAGCTACTCGTTCACTCATGCCATTTTTGGTTGGTGCTTCCCATACTCCGGCTGGACGTTTTTGGTTTTTCAATATTATCGGTGGGATAACATGGGTTACTACCTCTGTAATGCTTGGATATGTATTCGGTACCGCTTATCATGCTGTTGCAGGGTATATGGGCAAAGTTTTGGTCGTTGCTATATTAGTTTCTCTCATAACTATTTGGGGTTATAGATTTGTAAATTCTCGTTTTCATATTTTTAGACGTTATGAATTGTTTACTCTTATTTTGAATGTCTTGTCGTTGGGATCTCTGGCTATTATCATAGATAAGTTGTCTGATGAGACATTTAAATTAAATTTTGATGTTTGGATAAGTGTTTTTATGGATAAATTCAATCATCTTCATCCTTACTTTACAACTTTGGCTGATTGGATTTCTAATATAGGTAGTACGGCTGTGACGGCTGGTTTGGGGATTATTATCGGGGTGTACTTCCTCTTCAAAAAGAAATGGCGTTCTGGAACTATTATGCTTTTAGCTGTAGGATCTACGGGAATAGTCACCGGTCTCATGAAAGAATTTTTCCTGAGTGAAAGACCTGTGAATGCTCTCCATGCCATAGTCAATGATCCGAGTTTCCCTAGTGGTCACTCTTCTCTGGCAGCGGCTTTCTTTGTAATTTTGGCATATCTCTTGGCACCAAAGATAGAATCTTGGATTAAAAGGGAATTTATGATAGTTGTTTGTGTTCTGGCAGTTATTTTGATAGGTGTTAGTCGTCTAGTCTTGAATGTTCACTGGTTTTCTGACGTTGTTGCTGGTTGGTCTTTGGGAATATTTATGGCAACAGCCTCAATACTTTTTGTTAGATATGTAGGAGCGCTTGTTATAAAGAAATAATTAATCATGTGTGTCATTCCCGCGAAGGCGATTTAGCAAAATCGTGTCGAATGGACCGGGAATCCATGGTTACCACAAGATATAGACTGTTGATTCGTAATAATCCTGGATTCCCGCCTTCGCGGGAATGACAAAAATGCAGGAATAATAGAAATCATGTAAAATAAATGCCTATGAATAAATATAAATTAGTTTTAGTTAGACACGGCGAAAGCCAATGGAATAAAGAGAATAGGTTTGCGGGTTGGGTTGATGTGGATTTGAGTGAGAAGGGTGTAGGTGAAGCCCATTCTGCTGGTAAAGCCCTGAAAGAAGCCGGTTTCACTTTTGATTTGTCGTTTACTTCATTTTTGAAAAGAGCCAATAGGACTTTGGATATTATTCTCGGGGAAATGGGTGAGAGTAATATTGAAATCCGTAAATCTTGGAAATTGAATGAGCGTCATTACGGTTCTCTTCAGGGTTTGAATAAGTCTGAGATGGCTACAAAATATGGTGAAGCCCAAGTTAAACTTTGGCGAAGAGGTTATGATACGGTTATTCCACCTTTGACCAAGGATAGTGAAATGTACCCAGGTAGAGACCCTCTTTACAAAGATCTCAAAGAATCAGAGATCCCTTTGTCAGAAAATTTGAAGATGGTTGTAGAGAGGGTTGTGCCATATTGGCAAGAATCCATAGTTCCTGAGATAAAGGGTGGTCACAAGATTATCATTGCCGCTTCTGGTAATAGTTTACGTGCGCTTATGAAGCATATAGAAGGTATTTCTGATGAGGAGATTACTGGTATTGATGTGCCAACGGGTATCCCTTTGGTCTATGAATTGGATGAAAATTTGAAGGTCATTAGCAAGAAGTATTTGGCTGATGAGGAGAAGCTCAAAGTTGCCATAGAAGCAGTTGCAAATCAAGGTAAGGCAAAATAGTGGAATTAAATTCTTTTTTGTGTCCTAATTTTTAACCAAATTACATCACACCATAAAAGTACGGTTTTACGGCATTATTGCGATATAGGTTTTGACGAGTAGTCAACTTGGTGAGGGAAAGTAGTTTGCCCTTGAAGTGGTATTAAAATTCTTTCTGCGGGAGTTAACCAACCTGCATTAATAACATGGCAAAGCCAGTTCCTCCTCAGGTTCCACCACAGGTGCCTCCTCAGGCATAATGTGTAGTGAAATCCCCGTAACGGGGATTTTTCTATAATGGATATTTCCTTTGTTATTCATGCGAGCATTCTCATATGTAAAACACTGTAAAACACCTTTCCATACGCACAAAAGCCC from Candidatus Paceibacterota bacterium includes:
- a CDS encoding bifunctional DedA family/phosphatase PAP2 family protein: MPYAHVFSAFVGHIETFISQGGYFFLFIFTILEGIPLFGMVIPGHIAIIASGFLAKIGTLDLLWVLVISGAGAIIGDYIGFYFGRKYGMAFIEKFRPYFFITDAHIEKAQTLLNKHTGKALIMGRFTPATRSLMPFLVGASHTPAGRFWFFNIIGGITWVTTSVMLGYVFGTAYHAVAGYMGKVLVVAILVSLITIWGYRFVNSRFHIFRRYELFTLILNVLSLGSLAIIIDKLSDETFKLNFDVWISVFMDKFNHLHPYFTTLADWISNIGSTAVTAGLGIIIGVYFLFKKKWRSGTIMLLAVGSTGIVTGLMKEFFLSERPVNALHAIVNDPSFPSGHSSLAAAFFVILAYLLAPKIESWIKREFMIVVCVLAVILIGVSRLVLNVHWFSDVVAGWSLGIFMATASILFVRYVGALVIKK
- a CDS encoding type II toxin-antitoxin system PemK/MazF family toxin produces the protein MKNDFNKWNEIKKQIETDTCKSEYFPQVGEVWMSTVGRNIGYEQNGSGENFSRPVLVVKKFNNKMFWSVPLSTKQKSLDFYYNFVDPQSNKVSAILAQMRLVSVKRLNRKLYDMSPIGLQKVKAGLRDFLV
- a CDS encoding glutaredoxin family protein, giving the protein MKNITIYSTPTCVYCGLAKNFFSANSMPFTEHNVATDLAKRKEMIDKTGQMGVPVIDIGGEVVVGFDESRIKEILKSK
- the gpmA gene encoding 2,3-diphosphoglycerate-dependent phosphoglycerate mutase; this translates as MNKYKLVLVRHGESQWNKENRFAGWVDVDLSEKGVGEAHSAGKALKEAGFTFDLSFTSFLKRANRTLDIILGEMGESNIEIRKSWKLNERHYGSLQGLNKSEMATKYGEAQVKLWRRGYDTVIPPLTKDSEMYPGRDPLYKDLKESEIPLSENLKMVVERVVPYWQESIVPEIKGGHKIIIAASGNSLRALMKHIEGISDEEITGIDVPTGIPLVYELDENLKVISKKYLADEEKLKVAIEAVANQGKAK